The following proteins come from a genomic window of Chryseobacterium glaciei:
- a CDS encoding helix-turn-helix transcriptional regulator, with product MKKDFYLTRYALIIKRLESSPATYSQLEDYLLNSFEFQDADIKSYSIRTLQRDIREILGLFNLSIHNKKKGDNRYYIESRPIMEVDEYNQKLLESFQVSNALNLHPDFSNFIFFESRKPTGVEHFYDLFFAIRNKRVVTFEHYNYKNKLMTSRKAHPLALKESKDRWYLIAIDTKDKALKSFGLDRINYLDVDKNKFREKYSYNFREHFKNAFGVMNLTEQNPQKIVLKCTKHQGEYIKSFPLHQSQQETKATLEETFFEFFLHPTYDFMQEILSYGKEVTVLEPKTLVDDIRNHLQESLNRYSEL from the coding sequence ATGAAAAAAGACTTTTACCTGACAAGATATGCCTTAATTATAAAAAGATTAGAAAGTTCTCCAGCGACGTATTCGCAGCTGGAGGACTATCTTTTAAACTCTTTTGAATTTCAGGATGCGGATATTAAGAGCTACTCTATCCGTACCTTGCAGAGGGATATTCGTGAGATTTTAGGTCTTTTCAACCTTTCCATTCATAACAAAAAGAAAGGTGACAATCGTTATTATATCGAGAGTCGACCGATCATGGAAGTGGATGAATACAACCAAAAATTGTTAGAATCTTTTCAGGTAAGTAACGCGCTGAATCTTCATCCGGATTTTTCCAATTTCATTTTTTTTGAATCTCGAAAACCGACCGGAGTAGAACATTTTTATGATCTTTTCTTCGCCATTCGTAATAAAAGAGTGGTGACTTTTGAGCATTACAATTACAAAAATAAACTGATGACTTCCCGAAAAGCTCATCCTTTGGCGTTGAAAGAATCCAAAGACAGATGGTATCTTATTGCAATCGACACCAAGGATAAAGCGTTGAAATCTTTCGGTTTAGACAGAATTAATTATCTTGATGTTGATAAAAATAAGTTCCGTGAAAAGTATAGTTATAATTTCAGGGAGCATTTTAAAAATGCTTTCGGAGTAATGAATTTAACGGAGCAAAATCCTCAGAAAATTGTTCTTAAATGTACTAAACATCAGGGAGAATATATTAAAAGTTTTCCGCTTCACCAGTCACAACAAGAGACAAAAGCAACCCTTGAAGAAACTTTTTTTGAATTTTTCTTACATCCGACTTACGACTTTATGCAGGAAATTCTGTCTTACGGAAAAGAAGTTACTGTTTTAGAACCTAAAACCTTAGTTGATGACATCCGCAATCATTTGCAGGAGTCTTTAAACAGATACTCAGAGCTCTAA
- a CDS encoding GNAT family N-acetyltransferase, with product MKEFPRIETERLILSQLKEEDLPLVVEYLQSKIFSDLTSNIPSPYTEDDAQFWLKNSQQAFENGSGFTFAIRNQDDQIIGAIGLHDRGDDKAELGYWLGASFWNKGYITEAGKAIIDFGFNELNLNKIYATHLLHNPASGKVLEKIGMEKEALLKQHLKKNGEYFDIPMYSVFRNRN from the coding sequence ATGAAAGAATTTCCAAGAATAGAAACAGAACGACTGATTCTCTCTCAATTGAAAGAGGAGGATCTTCCTTTGGTGGTTGAATATCTTCAATCAAAAATTTTTTCTGATCTTACCTCAAATATTCCTTCTCCTTATACAGAAGATGATGCTCAATTTTGGTTAAAAAACTCTCAACAGGCCTTTGAAAATGGATCAGGATTTACTTTCGCGATCCGAAATCAAGACGATCAAATTATTGGTGCAATCGGACTTCACGATAGGGGAGATGATAAAGCTGAATTAGGCTATTGGCTTGGAGCTTCGTTTTGGAACAAAGGTTATATTACAGAAGCAGGAAAAGCGATTATCGATTTTGGATTTAATGAATTGAATTTAAACAAGATCTACGCCACCCATTTACTACACAATCCAGCATCAGGAAAAGTATTGGAAAAAATAGGAATGGAAAAAGAAGCTTTATTGAAACAACATTTAAAGAAAAACGGAGAATATTTTGATATTCCGATGTATTCTGTTTTCAGAAATAGAAATTGA
- a CDS encoding type III pantothenate kinase, with product MNSIVINVGNSNIRFGLFDDDNCDISWVINTKPYRTADELYVQMLMLYQTYKVEPKDITKVIIGSVVPQLTKVVSSAIKKIHGILPVIVDRSTPSGVVAKSKQMGTDIYANLVAAHNLYPDRKKIIIDFGTALTASCVTETGETLGVIIAPGIITALNSLISQTAQLPEIELKKPKTVLGLDTVTCMQSGMVYGFLGMVEGFIDRINDEVNDDCFVIATGGVSHVYKPLTNKIHITDRLHTLKGLYFLEKDL from the coding sequence ATGAATTCAATCGTAATCAACGTAGGAAACAGCAATATCAGATTTGGTCTTTTTGACGATGACAATTGTGATATTTCGTGGGTGATCAATACAAAACCTTACAGAACGGCAGACGAGCTTTATGTTCAGATGTTGATGTTGTATCAGACCTATAAAGTAGAGCCAAAAGACATCACTAAAGTTATCATAGGATCTGTGGTTCCTCAGCTTACTAAAGTGGTGAGTTCAGCGATAAAAAAGATCCACGGAATTCTTCCCGTGATTGTTGACAGAAGTACGCCTTCAGGAGTTGTGGCAAAATCTAAACAGATGGGAACGGATATTTATGCCAATCTTGTTGCTGCACACAATTTGTATCCTGATAGAAAGAAAATCATTATAGATTTTGGAACTGCTCTTACGGCAAGCTGCGTAACGGAAACAGGTGAAACTTTGGGCGTAATTATCGCTCCGGGAATTATTACAGCATTGAATTCTTTAATCAGCCAAACAGCTCAGCTTCCTGAAATTGAATTAAAAAAACCAAAAACTGTTTTAGGATTAGACACCGTAACCTGTATGCAAAGCGGAATGGTGTACGGATTTTTAGGAATGGTAGAAGGTTTTATCGACAGAATTAATGATGAAGTGAATGACGATTGTTTTGTGATCGCAACTGGTGGAGTTTCGCATGTTTACAAACCTTTGACGAATAAAATACATATCACAGACAGACTTCATACCTTGAAAGGATTATACTTTTTAGAAAAAGATTTATAA
- a CDS encoding DUF3990 domain-containing protein translates to MSLEILNNKGSGDLSDSKLLSENDIQSGIFRKESFFKKNTFDEISAFKDSPFGQYWEKRLPPWAVTDYGPSRVFHESNFSIIDLSKKFSAAPAKLYNSLTNENWDDIKFIVLANPDGQKVLKDYADPQKIPKDDEVYFFIESDDGKFDFGRIVRVKLGKNAILKIQLQFSFFNKTEKELADEFLKRPFEIKNGEQYDFFNQIKTETKYKPTNLTDLLVKAIKYDYNQKKFDDMSWFLLFLKGEEYVGLNLPKKLLEISQWMRTKKYEEEKYWNAFLVKDFTPAFLPNAFTPQNRKNLKESIKNKLKQQIENLNKYDKETGAVEKVFKEILNNVLLYLFDKFSSLLDDGLKKLEDILPEEEMFNEIYNLNAFLVGLWNGCIEFTAGIVDLIALLMMIAKDGAGFILTDALKEAFENLLNELVYNFEDFIKKLWKKFYIAVKEIPDWYLKKGGNQYYRYKELGELTPDIITLLVPALKAGKATKAAEEISLLKKVSKADQDLITDQKYLENYYQTLRKQSDDFSKKLEEKTLQKVTKEAFEKAQQELDKEISKNSLINLFHGTSPGAANSIKKDGIQLSANKPNLDFNSKGNGSFYTSFSLKETDKYNKYKFGRNGDPSEILKFTISEKDLLSLKVKKFDGPTEEWAEFVTNARKGDLIHDYDIVIGPKLKNPWDVLLGKEKPKAIKETQVAITSEKGAKLLTKYLDKN, encoded by the coding sequence ATGAGTTTAGAAATATTAAATAATAAAGGCAGTGGTGATCTCTCCGACTCTAAGCTACTTTCCGAAAACGATATACAAAGTGGAATATTTCGCAAAGAAAGCTTTTTTAAAAAGAATACATTCGACGAAATAAGCGCTTTCAAAGACAGTCCTTTTGGACAATATTGGGAAAAACGATTACCGCCATGGGCAGTGACAGATTACGGGCCTTCTAGGGTTTTTCACGAATCAAATTTTAGTATTATTGATTTATCTAAAAAGTTTAGTGCCGCTCCTGCAAAATTATATAATTCTTTAACCAATGAAAACTGGGATGATATTAAGTTTATTGTATTAGCAAACCCCGATGGTCAAAAAGTTCTAAAAGATTACGCCGATCCTCAAAAAATACCAAAAGATGATGAGGTTTACTTTTTCATAGAAAGTGATGATGGAAAGTTTGACTTTGGAAGGATTGTCCGAGTAAAATTAGGAAAAAATGCAATACTGAAAATACAACTGCAATTTTCTTTTTTTAATAAAACTGAAAAAGAATTAGCAGATGAGTTCTTGAAACGCCCTTTTGAAATAAAAAATGGGGAACAGTATGATTTTTTCAATCAAATAAAAACAGAAACAAAATACAAACCTACAAATCTTACTGATCTTTTAGTAAAAGCTATAAAATATGATTACAATCAAAAAAAGTTTGATGACATGTCCTGGTTTTTACTTTTTTTGAAAGGTGAAGAATATGTAGGATTAAACTTGCCAAAAAAACTACTGGAAATCTCACAATGGATGAGAACAAAAAAATATGAAGAAGAAAAGTATTGGAACGCTTTTCTTGTAAAAGACTTTACCCCCGCTTTTCTTCCAAATGCTTTTACTCCTCAAAATCGAAAAAACTTAAAAGAGTCAATCAAAAATAAACTTAAACAACAAATTGAAAATTTAAACAAATATGATAAAGAAACTGGAGCAGTAGAAAAAGTATTTAAAGAAATTCTAAACAATGTTTTATTATATTTGTTTGATAAATTTTCTTCTTTACTAGATGATGGTCTTAAAAAATTGGAAGATATTTTACCAGAAGAAGAAATGTTTAATGAGATTTATAATCTCAATGCTTTTTTAGTCGGTCTTTGGAATGGTTGTATAGAATTTACGGCCGGAATTGTTGATTTGATAGCTTTATTAATGATGATTGCTAAAGATGGAGCAGGTTTCATTCTTACAGATGCATTGAAAGAAGCTTTTGAAAACCTTTTAAATGAACTTGTTTACAACTTCGAAGATTTCATAAAAAAACTTTGGAAAAAATTTTATATTGCAGTAAAAGAAATTCCTGATTGGTATTTAAAGAAAGGGGGTAATCAATACTATCGTTACAAAGAGCTTGGTGAACTTACTCCAGATATAATTACTCTTCTTGTTCCTGCATTAAAAGCAGGGAAAGCAACAAAAGCCGCAGAAGAGATTTCTTTATTAAAGAAAGTTTCAAAAGCAGATCAAGACTTAATTACAGATCAAAAATATCTAGAGAATTATTATCAAACTTTAAGAAAACAATCTGATGATTTCTCAAAAAAATTAGAGGAAAAAACTCTTCAAAAGGTAACAAAAGAAGCTTTTGAGAAAGCACAACAGGAATTAGATAAAGAGATCTCTAAAAATTCTTTAATAAATTTATTTCATGGAACAAGTCCAGGAGCTGCCAATTCTATAAAGAAAGATGGAATTCAACTATCTGCAAATAAACCTAATTTAGATTTTAATTCTAAAGGCAATGGTTCTTTCTATACAAGTTTTTCATTAAAAGAAACAGATAAATATAACAAATATAAATTTGGAAGAAATGGAGATCCTTCTGAAATTTTAAAATTTACTATTTCTGAAAAAGATTTATTAAGCTTAAAAGTAAAGAAGTTCGACGGACCAACTGAAGAATGGGCAGAATTTGTGACCAATGCAAGAAAGGGGGATTTAATCCATGATTATGATATCGTAATCGGGCCAAAGCTTAAAAATCCTTGGGACGTACTCTTAGGTAAGGAAAAACCTAAGGCTATAAAAGAAACTCAAGTAGCAATAACAAGTGAAAAAGGAGCAAAACTTCTTACAAAATATCTAGATAAAAATTAA
- a CDS encoding energy transducer TonB has product MKNYYNNHRSMLGTEFKKKFDAESNMFNKSAIKNDFRFFMKKMDSIENVALIGALLKVKNIEDLARIQKKNTNPQDPSELKATTDKTAAYPGGVDALRKEVVNLFYSEGVHSDLKIIKTNVAFIVEKDGSISNVQAQGDNFTFNRQAEIALYSVSSKFSPATINGDAVRFRFKLPLTLNIE; this is encoded by the coding sequence GTGAAGAATTATTACAACAATCACCGAAGCATGTTGGGAACCGAGTTTAAGAAAAAATTCGATGCTGAAAGCAATATGTTTAATAAGTCTGCCATAAAAAATGATTTCCGTTTTTTCATGAAGAAAATGGACAGCATTGAAAATGTAGCCTTGATCGGAGCTTTATTAAAAGTGAAAAACATTGAAGATCTTGCCAGAATTCAAAAGAAAAATACCAATCCTCAAGATCCTTCCGAACTCAAAGCAACGACAGATAAAACAGCAGCCTATCCTGGCGGAGTTGATGCTTTAAGAAAGGAAGTTGTCAATCTTTTTTATTCAGAAGGCGTTCATTCAGATTTAAAAATAATTAAAACCAATGTTGCTTTTATTGTTGAAAAAGATGGAAGCATTAGCAATGTTCAGGCTCAGGGAGATAATTTCACCTTCAACAGACAAGCCGAGATCGCTTTATATTCTGTTTCGTCGAAGTTTTCGCCTGCAACAATTAATGGGGATGCCGTAAGATTTCGTTTTAAACTTCCTCTAACCTTGAATATCGAATAA
- a CDS encoding nucleoside deaminase, which translates to MFTDEYYMKMAFQEAEIALEKDEVPIGCVIVSNNRVIARAHNLTETLNDVTAHAEMQAITSAANFLGGKYLKNCTLYVTLEPCVMCSGALSWSQISKVVIGARDEQRGFINKHLSLHPKTEMVVGVMENECSSIVKEFFKSKR; encoded by the coding sequence ATGTTTACCGACGAATATTACATGAAAATGGCTTTTCAGGAAGCTGAAATTGCATTGGAAAAAGATGAGGTTCCTATCGGATGTGTCATAGTTTCTAATAATCGAGTGATTGCGAGAGCCCATAATCTTACAGAAACGCTGAATGATGTTACGGCTCATGCAGAAATGCAAGCCATAACCTCAGCAGCAAACTTTCTTGGCGGAAAATATTTAAAAAACTGCACACTTTATGTTACACTGGAACCCTGCGTGATGTGTTCGGGAGCCCTTTCCTGGTCGCAGATCTCAAAAGTTGTGATTGGCGCTCGAGATGAGCAAAGAGGATTTATCAACAAACACCTTTCTCTTCATCCAAAAACAGAAATGGTTGTCGGAGTCATGGAAAACGAGTGTTCTTCTATCGTTAAAGAATTTTTTAAATCTAAAAGATAA
- a CDS encoding toxin glutamine deamidase domain-containing protein — translation MKKDLKPGKRGIIFGIKKGKNIGHYFNVINENGVIKYLDGQTGKRAKLVYDYYQFLPTN, via the coding sequence TTGAAAAAAGACTTAAAGCCTGGTAAAAGGGGAATTATATTTGGAATTAAAAAAGGTAAAAATATCGGACATTATTTCAACGTAATTAATGAAAATGGAGTAATTAAGTATCTTGACGGACAAACTGGCAAACGCGCAAAGCTAGTTTATGATTATTATCAGTTTTTACCAACAAATTAA